From the Agromyces laixinhei genome, the window CGTCAACCCAACCATGCCCGTCGCGAATCACATCGAGTCAGGAGACACCATGACCGTACGACTGCTCAACCCCGACAAGGCCGGCCCCGACCCGCTGTACCATCACGTCGCCGTCGCGACCGGGGACACCCATGTGCACATTGCGGGCCAGGTCGCATGGGACGAGAACGGCGAGCTGGTCGCCGGTGTCGAGCAGGCCTCACGCGAGTTCGATCTGCCTCGACCGCCACTCGCCGCGATCGGGGTCGACATCCTGTTCGATGAGGGCATCCTTGTTGAAGCGGAGGTCACC encodes:
- a CDS encoding RidA family protein, whose protein sequence is MTVRLLNPDKAGPDPLYHHVAVATGDTHVHIAGQVAWDENGELVAGVEQASREFDLPRPPLAAIGVDILFDEGILVEAEVTAIVDTSRPGPSLQGGR